The Panthera leo isolate Ple1 chromosome A3, P.leo_Ple1_pat1.1, whole genome shotgun sequence genome contains the following window.
CGCAGGACCCCACACACCGCTGGAGCCCATCACCCTCTGAGGACTTCAGCAACCCCGGTAAGGAATCTGAGGCCTTCCCCTCAGGCAGGTGCCCAGAAGTGGGGAGGGCCAAGGGGTGAGGCCAACTAGGCCCCTTCACCCAAAGCACCCAGCCCGGGTAACAACAACAGCTCATGTTCGCTGAGGGCTCAGTTTATGCCAGGCATCTTTCTAAGCTCTCCCCACAGCCTGTGAGATAGATACTGCCAtcgtccccactttacagatgcagaaacgcGCTCCAAGGTTAAGAACCTTGCCCCAAATCAGACAGTGAGGAGTCCTGGGAAGGTTACTGTGGGGTCACAGCTGCTAAGTAGCAGTGAGGGGATCAGAATGCAAAGGCCTGGCTGCAGACCCCCCAGCCTTAACCATTGAGCATCCCCCTGGCCCCTCGTATGGAGTGTTGTTTCTATCAGCATTAAACTGCTGGGAAGAAGCTCCTAGACTACCAGCGGTTAGGACTGGAAAGGCCCCAGTGTCGTGGTACATTGCCCCAGGTGTACCAGGTAGATGGCCATGTAGTTGTACCCCAGTAGATGGCCCCTATGCTTTTGACCATGGAGCTCGAGCTACCAGTTCATTTATACTGGAAGCTGCTGCTATTTAACTGGTGCCAGTCCTACTACTGCTACTACTAGAATCCTCATCATCATTTATCCGGAGGGAGCACCAAAACTTCCCCAGGTGTGGGCtggaggggcctggggggggggagggcgaggGGAGTAGGGCGTGCGGTGCCGGGCGCCTCCAACGCCCGGCGCGCCCCCTCTGCCCGCCCCGCAGATTGCTGGCTGCACGTGCGGCTGTTCTACGGCGCGGAGCTGGTGCGGGAGGCCACCTCGCGCACGGCCGAGGGCTGCCGCCTGAGCCCCCAGGCAGTCAACGCGGCCGAGCGCCTGCTGGGGCCGCCACCGCGCGTCGCGCAGGTCGGCTTCCCGGAGCCGCCGCCCGGCGCCCGCGTGCTGCAGCGCCTGCTGCGACACCTGGAACGCGGCGTGCTGCTGTGGGTGGCCCCCGAGGGCGTGTTCGCCAAGCGCCTGTGCCGGGGCCGCGTGTACTGGCGCGGCCCGCTCGCCCCGCACCGCGCGCAGCCCAACAAGCTGGAGCGCGAGCGCACCTGCCAGCTGCTCGACACGCGCCGCTTCCTCGAGGGTAAGAGAGCGACGGTGGGGCCGCGGGCAGCTTGGGACAGAGTGGCTGGGCAGAAGGGGCGTGGACAGCGGCGAGTGGGCACACAGGATGTGAGCGCAGGGGAATGGGATTCTGGGCTTGGGATGGGCACTGAAACAAGGGATGTGACACATAAGCACTGGGAGTGGGAACGAATTataggcgggggggggggggggcttgggcACAGATGTGGACATAGGCTTATGGGGAATGTAGGCACGGGGCGGTTTGGGGCATTGGGTGTGGGGCATAAGCATAAGACTTGGGCACATGTATTGGCATAGGGCACAAAACATAGGCTGGGCACTGGGCACAAGATAGGCACAGGTGAATGGCAGTGGGCATGGGATGGGCATAAAGGTGTGACAGTGAGCACAGGAGCACAAGGCACAGGGCATGAGCACTGGAAGTGGGCACAGATGTGGGACATGAGGCGGGTATAGGGACGAGGAAGTGGGCACAGGGCATGGGCACACAATGGGAATGAAGCCTTATAGGACATGGCCATGGGATATGAGCACAAGGTGGGCACTAGGTGGGATTCCCAAGCCTCCAGTCTTGGTCCCTGTAGAACTGCGCGCCCACCTGCAGGATGGCCACCAGGAACCTGAGTACCAGATCCGTCTGTGCTTTGGCGAGGAGTACCCAGGGCCCCCAGACCAGCCCGAGGAGCGACTCATCATGGCCCACGTGAGTCACCTCCAGAGAAGAATCACACCCTCCAGTCGCCTCCAAACAGCCCCTTACTGATTTCCTCCAGTCCTCAGCTCCTGACCTGATGACCCTCTGATCTGTAAGACCCTGCATGTAAAATGCCGGTGGGGTGGGGCGCCCGGAGGTCGGCTCTGTCGGTTAAAGCGATAgaattcagctcagatcaagatctcacagttcatgagttggagccccacatcaggctctccgctgtctgcgtggagcctgcttcagatcctctgtctctctttctctctctctctctctctctctgcccctctctcgctcttGCGCGCTCGTTCTacctgtctctctcgaaaataaataaacactaaaaaaaataatgaaatgccgGTGGGGTGAGGACTGACACTAGGTTTGTGACTTCCCACCGGAATGTAGGGGGCGCTAACGGAGACAGTTGGCTCattgcccaccccaccccccacgccccctgCAGGTGGAGCCCGTCTTCGCCCGCGAGCTCTTCCTGCACTGGAAGCGCCACTACCACGGTGCCACGGCCAAGGCGGGTCCCCAGCCCCGCATCTCCGATGGTATCACTCACCTGCTGCCACAGCTGAGTCAGCACTAAGGGGTcacttcctccccccctcccctcagaaGTCAGCACCTCCCCACCAGCGGACCCCATCCCAGACCTGCCCAAAGAGCCAGTGGACTTGGGACTGCCCCCCGCTCATCGCCCAGGTTGGTGGGGACAGCGGAAGCAGATCCCTGCCCTTCAACCTCCCCGCCGCAGAGATGCAGCCCTGGAACGCGGCGCGTGGGCAGACAGCAAGCAGCTGGGCCTGGGAAATCAGGAGGAAACCAAACTAGACCTTGAGGTTCTGGAAACAGCAGTTACGGCAGAAACAAGACTTCATTTCTTGTTGAGAGCACAAGAGGTCTGCAGTGGTCTGCTTGAGTGCCCATTTTACCTGCAACTGATTCATTAGAAGGTTTGCTTCAAGTTGGGTTTACCAGTTAGATCCTTAGGGATTAGCATGAAGCCAGACAGTAACAGAATTGCCTGGCCTCTGAGAGGTTCTGAGTTTCCAGAACCTTCCTCCCACCTACCATTGGTCTGTATTCTTATGTGGCCAGGGAGGGGTCCCACAGCAGAAAACTTGGCCTgaatggggcgggggtggggatggggggctgATGACTGAACCACTGGCACCAGTAGATAACCATCTTTGGGGAAACTGATCCAGACCCCTAAACACAGCAGTAAGGCAGAAGGCAAAGTTGGAGGGAGGGGTCCAGTCCCTCCCCCAAGCCCTGCtgatttttgcaaatggcagtTTGTAGGCAGTCCTTGAGAATTGGGAGGGAACCCCATCAACCATAAAGGCAATTGATCCTGCCTTGTCAGTAAAGTCACTTTCTGCCCCAGATATCAGACCTTTTACCTTTTTTGATTTCTGACTTTATAGGCATTCTCCTACAGATGGCAacataataaatctcttttagTGATACATTAATAAGCCACTTTTATGGAGGGAGTGAGCTGTATGCTTCGACAAAGGACAGAAATCAGCCGGATCACTGGTTTTTATTCATTGGACAAATGTTGGTTGAACACCTACTCTGTTCCAGGCCAGTACTAGACAAAACAGCCTGTCTCTACTCTCTTGGGGTCCATAGCCTGTTttccgtggggggggggggggtccagtgACTGTCCTCTATCCCTGCTCCTTTTCTATAGAAGGGGTCATGTTAAGGAGTTATAGAATCCTAGATTCAAACCTGGATTCAGATTTCAGGTTTGTCAttcactagttgtgtgacctcaggcaagtcacttaacttttctgaggctTAGAT
Protein-coding sequences here:
- the LOC122215684 gene encoding interferon regulatory factor 4-like isoform X1 — encoded protein: MAGAGGPQRLRDWLVAQIESGRYAGLRWEDAGKTLFRIPWKHAAQQGYQAQQDAALFRAWAIHKGRHLEGIDKEDPPTWKTRLRCALNKSADFCEVRERSQLDISDPYKVYRIVSGSAHGPVARTCAPPGKKNILRSRQEPPGDVTELVAHRTDQDGSRSTTEDKDKEGPPRLAQQGSLPPAVPGPLADHRYQAQDPTHRWSPSPSEDFSNPDCWLHVRLFYGAELVREATSRTAEGCRLSPQAVNAAERLLGPPPRVAQVGFPEPPPGARVLQRLLRHLERGVLLWVAPEGVFAKRLCRGRVYWRGPLAPHRAQPNKLERERTCQLLDTRRFLEELRAHLQDGHQEPEYQIRLCFGEEYPGPPDQPEERLIMAHVEPVFARELFLHWKRHYHGATAKAGPQPRISDGITHLLPQLSQH